A genomic stretch from Hydrogenimonas urashimensis includes:
- a CDS encoding glutamine--tRNA ligase/YqeY domain fusion protein produces the protein MNEKKDFLRAIVEADLKSGKIEEVVTRFPPEPNGYPHIGHAKSIVLNFGIARDYHGRCHLRMDDTNPETEEMRYVEAIKDAIHWLGFDWGEHFYFTSDYFERLYDYAVQLIKMGKAYVDSLSEEEIRQYRGTVTEPGRRSVYAERSVEENLDLFERMRQGEFEEGAHVLRARIDMASPNMKMRDPLLYRIRHTPHYRTGSAWHIYPMYDFAHCLSDYIEGITHSFCTLEFENNREVYDWILETLQVKPPRPHQYEFARLNITYTVMSKRKLLELVKGGYVSGWDDPRMPTIAGYRRRGYTPESIVNFCEMIGVAKANSVVDVAQLEFAIRDDLNPKVPRVMCVLSPLKVTIVNYEGEEELDASYYPPDVPKEGSRKLPFSKEIYIDRDDFCENPPKGYHRLTPDQPVRLKHAYIIACEEVVKDDAGNVVEIKARYFPDSRSGSDTSGIKVKSAIQWVDAKKGKRVEVRLYDRLFKTENPQGVEDLNPDSLRIVQNAVVEPSVIEEKPDERFQFERIGYFYADPVDSTDENPVFNRIVSLKDSWAKKSKKKESPKQAKPRPEPKPRPAQKEERPPLSPDQQRHFDRFTEELGLGAAVADTLARDEALSDFFEKACTFADNPATLANLVANEVARELKNSAPDTLRFGPEAVARLAKMIDEETISTKIAKQVFEAMAKSGENPETIVEAKGLKQISDPDVIGPIIEQIIADNPQNVAKYKAGNQKLLGFFVGQVLKATGGKANPKVVNELVAEKLKR, from the coding sequence ATGAACGAAAAGAAAGATTTTTTACGGGCCATCGTCGAAGCGGATTTGAAATCGGGCAAAATCGAAGAGGTGGTCACCCGTTTCCCTCCCGAACCCAACGGCTATCCCCATATCGGGCACGCCAAGTCGATCGTGCTCAACTTCGGAATCGCCAGGGATTACCATGGGCGCTGCCACCTGCGCATGGACGACACCAACCCCGAAACCGAGGAGATGCGCTACGTCGAGGCGATCAAAGATGCGATCCACTGGCTGGGCTTCGACTGGGGCGAGCACTTCTACTTCACCTCCGACTACTTCGAGCGGCTCTATGACTACGCCGTGCAGCTGATTAAGATGGGCAAAGCCTATGTGGACAGCCTGAGCGAAGAGGAGATTCGCCAATACCGCGGCACGGTCACCGAACCGGGACGCCGAAGCGTCTATGCCGAGCGGAGCGTGGAGGAGAATCTCGATCTGTTCGAGCGGATGCGCCAAGGGGAGTTCGAAGAGGGCGCCCACGTGCTTCGGGCCAGAATCGACATGGCCTCGCCCAACATGAAGATGCGTGACCCGCTACTCTACCGCATCCGCCACACGCCCCACTACCGCACGGGATCGGCCTGGCACATCTACCCGATGTACGACTTCGCCCACTGCCTCTCCGACTACATCGAAGGGATCACCCACTCTTTCTGCACCCTGGAGTTCGAAAACAACCGGGAAGTCTACGACTGGATTCTCGAAACACTGCAGGTAAAGCCGCCCCGGCCCCATCAGTACGAATTCGCCCGCCTCAACATCACCTACACCGTCATGAGCAAGCGCAAACTGCTAGAACTCGTCAAAGGCGGGTACGTCAGCGGCTGGGACGATCCCCGTATGCCCACCATCGCCGGCTACCGCCGCCGGGGCTACACGCCCGAGTCGATCGTCAATTTCTGTGAAATGATCGGCGTGGCCAAAGCCAACTCCGTCGTGGATGTGGCACAGCTGGAGTTCGCAATCCGCGACGACCTCAACCCCAAAGTCCCCCGGGTCATGTGTGTGCTGAGCCCCCTCAAAGTCACCATCGTCAACTACGAAGGCGAAGAGGAGCTCGACGCCTCCTACTATCCGCCGGATGTCCCCAAAGAGGGCTCGCGCAAGCTCCCCTTCTCCAAAGAGATCTATATCGACCGCGACGATTTTTGCGAAAATCCTCCCAAAGGGTACCACCGCCTCACGCCCGATCAGCCGGTGCGCCTCAAACACGCCTACATCATCGCCTGCGAGGAGGTGGTAAAAGACGATGCGGGTAACGTCGTGGAGATCAAAGCCCGCTACTTCCCCGACTCCAGAAGCGGCAGCGACACCAGCGGCATCAAGGTCAAAAGCGCCATCCAATGGGTCGACGCCAAAAAAGGGAAACGGGTGGAGGTGCGCCTCTACGACCGCCTCTTCAAAACGGAAAACCCCCAGGGCGTCGAAGACCTCAACCCCGACTCCCTGCGCATCGTCCAAAACGCCGTCGTCGAGCCCTCAGTCATCGAGGAAAAACCCGACGAACGCTTCCAGTTCGAGCGCATCGGCTACTTCTACGCCGATCCTGTCGACTCCACCGACGAAAACCCGGTCTTCAACCGCATCGTCAGCCTCAAAGACTCCTGGGCGAAAAAGAGCAAGAAAAAAGAGAGCCCGAAACAGGCGAAACCAAGGCCCGAACCGAAACCCCGACCTGCCCAAAAAGAGGAGAGGCCGCCCCTTTCACCCGATCAGCAAAGACACTTCGACCGCTTCACCGAAGAACTGGGCCTGGGCGCCGCCGTAGCCGACACATTGGCCAGGGACGAAGCGCTGAGCGATTTCTTCGAAAAAGCGTGCACATTCGCCGACAACCCGGCCACCCTCGCCAACCTGGTCGCCAACGAGGTGGCCAGAGAGCTTAAAAACAGCGCACCGGATACACTGCGCTTCGGCCCCGAAGCGGTCGCCAGGCTCGCGAAGATGATCGACGAAGAGACCATCTCCACCAAAATCGCCAAACAGGTCTTCGAAGCGATGGCCAAAAGCGGCGAAAACCCCGAAACGATCGTCGAAGCCAAAGGATTGAAACAGATCAGCGACCCCGACGTCATCGGCCCCATTATCGAGCAAATCATCGCCGACAACCCCCAAAACGTCGCCAAATACAAAGCAGGCAACCAAAAACTGCTGGGCTTTTTCGTCGGCCAGGTCCTCAAAGCCACCGGTGGCAAAGCCAACCCCAAAGTGGTCAACGAACTGGTGGCGGAAAAGCTGAAAAGATGA
- a CDS encoding M14 family zinc carboxypeptidase, with protein MKQLYHSYDEAVALFEELAQRRPDLFAVEVIGQTWEKRDIIAVTISQDVQRAHEKPALFYTGTIHAREWIGLELAIGFAQYVDRNIAYDHDVQQALAHAAIYMVPCANPDGFEYSRNHFSFWRKNRRQNADGSYGVDLNRNFPVGFVKSSKPDSNVYGGPEPFSEPETRALRDFVESHSNIAIALDYHSQGNVFFPAHDFRHEDTIDTTDMNVLCANMAEEIRKISDRQYGIHQGKPPAKLISGSGREFYYSKGIIATVVEVGTRNISDYLDVMIEHIREHIPALIAALKEVPNYAKETRMPRPENFRATYVGKDNVTLEWEPYPFGEGDEVYFEIYRSRREKHYCRPFNLMGLTQSHRFADHNLLSDTPYFYHIRAVNKKTGRKSPFAPVLAVRTHVDDDEFHRTYFPLPDKTGYVAEKTKDNAAHFGVNSLFVGVNETKGVSYAVITIPLKTIPDNAVIKRARLRLYPMNRVGVTVEKYGEWDAGIVDPQSIGDITKFEDVEAMNIRSYVGRPTPSNHLTQGIWRSWEFSEVECKVLQACIADKQVTFRIEGPKTLEVGRTSQMMQWDIGYGKFGGGLAFRPHLEITYTLEPNRMELFPRQGYTVRADGVEEGRIVSGFDGDGKKIYATFDVELGSLPDWEFMEITRAYVVLNPVKVYAKENIRFHLEMIDADTERNYEAMRNRQIIENIGYDVSVNELKNQEQVFVFDSYAIQELGNRLRDRKSIAFLLRPSSAKKVVKNSVVEWHSSHPEYTPKLVIEYLHKRRRPVGPVKDLSYKIENGKIKLTWKNPQEKDFRGVFVIKNPFRKPISPYDGDKLYGGPDNWTFDDFGALDVKKYYAVFTYDDVPNFSEPVILEYVPKK; from the coding sequence TTGAAACAGCTTTACCATTCCTACGACGAAGCCGTCGCGCTATTTGAAGAGTTGGCGCAGCGGCGGCCCGATCTGTTTGCCGTGGAGGTGATCGGCCAGACTTGGGAGAAGCGGGACATCATCGCCGTCACCATCTCCCAGGATGTGCAAAGGGCCCATGAGAAGCCGGCGCTTTTCTATACGGGGACCATCCACGCCAGGGAGTGGATAGGCCTGGAGCTGGCCATCGGGTTCGCCCAGTACGTCGACCGCAACATCGCCTACGACCACGACGTGCAGCAGGCTCTCGCCCATGCCGCCATCTACATGGTCCCCTGCGCCAACCCCGACGGCTTCGAGTACAGCCGCAACCACTTCAGCTTCTGGCGCAAAAACCGCCGCCAGAATGCCGACGGCAGCTACGGCGTCGACCTCAACCGCAACTTTCCTGTGGGTTTCGTCAAGTCGAGCAAACCCGACTCCAACGTCTACGGCGGCCCCGAGCCCTTCAGCGAGCCCGAAACAAGAGCGCTGCGCGATTTCGTCGAGAGCCACTCCAACATCGCCATCGCACTGGATTACCACTCCCAGGGCAACGTCTTCTTCCCCGCTCACGATTTCCGCCACGAAGATACCATCGATACCACCGACATGAACGTGCTCTGTGCCAACATGGCCGAAGAGATCCGCAAAATCTCCGACCGGCAATACGGCATCCACCAGGGGAAGCCGCCGGCGAAGCTCATCTCCGGCAGCGGGCGGGAATTCTACTACTCCAAGGGGATCATCGCCACCGTCGTGGAGGTGGGTACCCGCAACATCTCCGACTACCTGGATGTGATGATCGAGCATATCCGCGAGCATATCCCCGCCCTTATCGCCGCACTCAAGGAGGTCCCCAATTACGCCAAAGAGACACGGATGCCCCGCCCGGAGAATTTTCGCGCGACCTACGTGGGCAAAGACAATGTCACGCTGGAGTGGGAGCCCTACCCCTTCGGCGAGGGGGATGAAGTCTACTTCGAAATCTACCGAAGCCGCAGGGAGAAGCACTACTGCCGCCCCTTCAACCTGATGGGCCTGACCCAGTCTCACCGCTTCGCCGACCACAACCTGCTCAGCGACACCCCCTACTTCTACCATATCCGCGCCGTGAACAAGAAGACGGGGCGCAAATCGCCTTTTGCACCGGTGCTGGCGGTGCGCACCCACGTCGACGACGACGAATTTCACCGCACCTACTTCCCCCTGCCCGACAAAACCGGCTACGTGGCCGAAAAAACCAAAGACAATGCCGCCCATTTCGGGGTCAATTCGCTCTTTGTCGGGGTCAACGAAACCAAAGGGGTCAGTTACGCCGTCATCACGATTCCTTTAAAAACCATTCCCGACAACGCCGTCATCAAACGGGCGCGGCTGCGCCTCTATCCGATGAACCGGGTGGGCGTGACCGTGGAGAAGTACGGCGAGTGGGATGCGGGGATCGTGGACCCCCAAAGCATCGGCGACATCACGAAATTCGAGGATGTGGAAGCCATGAACATCCGTTCATACGTCGGCCGCCCCACCCCCAGCAACCACCTGACCCAGGGCATCTGGCGCAGTTGGGAGTTCAGCGAAGTGGAGTGCAAAGTGCTTCAGGCGTGCATCGCCGACAAGCAGGTCACCTTCCGCATCGAGGGGCCCAAAACCCTGGAGGTGGGCCGGACTTCGCAGATGATGCAGTGGGATATCGGGTATGGCAAATTCGGCGGGGGGCTCGCCTTCAGGCCCCACCTGGAGATCACCTACACCCTCGAGCCCAACCGTATGGAACTTTTCCCCCGCCAGGGCTACACGGTACGCGCCGACGGCGTGGAAGAGGGGCGCATCGTCAGCGGCTTCGACGGCGACGGCAAAAAGATCTACGCCACCTTCGATGTGGAACTGGGATCGCTGCCCGATTGGGAATTTATGGAGATTACCCGCGCCTACGTGGTGCTCAACCCGGTCAAAGTCTACGCCAAGGAGAATATCCGCTTTCACCTGGAGATGATCGACGCCGACACCGAGCGCAACTATGAAGCGATGCGAAACCGCCAGATCATCGAAAATATCGGCTACGACGTCAGTGTCAACGAACTCAAAAACCAGGAGCAGGTCTTCGTCTTCGACTCCTATGCCATCCAGGAGCTGGGCAACCGCCTCCGCGATCGCAAATCGATCGCCTTTTTGCTTCGCCCCAGCAGCGCCAAAAAAGTGGTGAAAAACTCGGTCGTGGAGTGGCACAGCAGCCACCCCGAATACACCCCGAAGTTGGTCATCGAATACCTCCACAAACGCCGCCGCCCTGTCGGCCCCGTCAAGGATCTAAGCTACAAGATCGAAAACGGCAAAATCAAACTGACCTGGAAAAACCCGCAGGAGAAAGATTTCCGCGGCGTCTTCGTCATCAAAAACCCCTTCAGAAAACCGATCTCCCCCTACGACGGCGACAAACTCTACGGCGGCCCCGACAACTGGACATTTGATGATTTCGGCGCGTTGGATGTGAAAAAGTACTACGCTGTCTTCACTTACGACGATGTCCCCAACTTCAGCGAACCGGTGATTTTGGAGTATGTACCGAAGAAGTGA
- a CDS encoding helix-hairpin-helix domain-containing protein, which yields MAKKRKLPKIGLLYLDYVLRFFDRSNFKGWPDKIETVVYHWGNDKDRFIEEVKRKKIDILVGNIPATAYETFREIAKALPHVRFVPSLETQFANKSKENVTLFCEKHNLSHPETKIFYDREEGYRYLEECDYPIIVKRSYGPSNYGGYYVHKVKSKEEAKKLFDEKKYMPMYIQECIPLRADIRVMLIGHKPACAFWRVAGEDMDLTNTSQGGYMTYDGVPMGALELAVEASKAAKAEYWACDIAEYDGKYYILECATAFAAFPYFRDWIGQYLMWDFSEGYFKKPHIPLYNWEELGKINPSLLRTMRHIEFSRYIPSTDGAYYLNDKEVDWDIELTEESVPEDIPDDSHLHKPPLKKEEEIPEAVLEEAKKGADVRDALEDSEMSLESVTLTELMTLHGMEEEIAVEVIRYIHSHDIKSLDELLELEGIDKQTLKVWAEALHSKTDVNKASTKALAKIKNIGKKLAEKIVEFREKHGPFEKLEDLMKVKGLGKKKFEKIKEHLAIK from the coding sequence ATGGCAAAAAAGAGAAAACTTCCCAAAATAGGCCTCCTCTACCTCGACTACGTCCTGCGTTTCTTCGACCGCTCCAACTTCAAAGGGTGGCCCGACAAAATCGAGACGGTGGTCTACCACTGGGGCAACGACAAAGATCGCTTCATCGAAGAGGTGAAGCGCAAAAAGATCGACATTCTGGTGGGCAACATTCCCGCCACCGCCTACGAAACCTTCCGGGAGATCGCCAAGGCGCTGCCGCATGTACGTTTCGTCCCCTCTTTGGAGACCCAGTTCGCCAACAAATCCAAAGAAAATGTCACCCTCTTTTGCGAAAAGCACAACCTCTCCCACCCCGAAACGAAGATTTTCTATGACCGGGAAGAGGGGTACAGATACCTGGAAGAGTGCGATTATCCCATCATCGTCAAGCGAAGCTACGGCCCCTCCAACTACGGCGGCTACTATGTCCACAAGGTCAAATCCAAAGAGGAGGCGAAAAAGCTCTTCGACGAGAAGAAGTACATGCCCATGTATATCCAGGAGTGCATTCCGCTGCGCGCCGATATCCGTGTCATGCTGATCGGCCACAAACCCGCCTGCGCCTTCTGGCGGGTCGCGGGAGAGGATATGGACCTTACCAACACCTCCCAGGGGGGCTACATGACCTACGACGGCGTGCCGATGGGAGCGCTGGAGCTGGCGGTGGAAGCCTCCAAAGCGGCCAAAGCCGAATACTGGGCCTGCGATATCGCCGAGTACGACGGTAAATACTACATCCTCGAATGCGCCACGGCCTTCGCCGCCTTCCCCTACTTTAGGGACTGGATCGGCCAGTATCTGATGTGGGACTTCTCGGAGGGCTACTTCAAAAAGCCCCACATTCCCCTCTACAACTGGGAAGAGCTGGGCAAGATCAACCCCTCTTTGCTGCGCACCATGCGCCACATCGAATTCAGCCGTTACATCCCCTCCACCGACGGGGCCTACTACCTCAACGACAAAGAGGTGGACTGGGATATCGAGCTGACCGAAGAGAGTGTGCCCGAAGATATTCCCGACGACTCCCACCTCCACAAGCCACCCCTGAAAAAAGAGGAGGAGATTCCCGAAGCGGTACTGGAAGAGGCGAAAAAGGGCGCCGATGTCCGGGATGCGCTGGAGGATAGCGAAATGTCGCTGGAGAGCGTCACCCTGACGGAGCTGATGACCCTGCACGGCATGGAAGAGGAGATCGCCGTGGAGGTGATCCGCTACATCCACAGCCACGACATCAAGAGTCTCGACGAACTGCTGGAGCTCGAGGGCATCGACAAACAGACCCTGAAAGTGTGGGCCGAAGCGCTCCACAGCAAAACTGACGTCAACAAGGCGAGCACCAAGGCGTTGGCGAAAATCAAGAATATTGGAAAGAAGCTGGCGGAGAAGATCGTGGAGTTCCGCGAAAAGCACGGCCCCTTCGAGAAGCTGGAAGATCTGATGAAGGTCAAGGGACTGGGGAAAAAGAAGTTCGAGAAGATCAAAGAGCATTTGGCGATCAAGTGA